A single window of Leptolyngbya ohadii IS1 DNA harbors:
- a CDS encoding trypsin-like peptidase domain-containing protein, protein MSRQVATNAAPLDWYVQVGGLTIGILVMVAAPEWVIGGLKSAYNALPFAPDVAIGSVTQQSAADTQTDTPTAITALRQAIIGQESGGRSDAVNHSGSGATGLGQVMPKNIEAWSQQCLGRSLTQDEFKANADLQIQVIDCKLSEYWGQVAGDDETRVRKVAAMWYSGQADLYDDPTPQSWNGNSYPSVKDYSLKVLERWKEAVQQQPPALSNGTGNNAKPAASPQAASSADPDRFTVEVWINTDSGPAPASGIIIRQDGLILTNHHVVAAGLLYVKLKDGQQFTGRTIASDVTLDLALVQLDGAANLPTAPLAESANVQPGDTVKAVGHPMGATWKHTEAQVLGTDSLCGLKALDNRCIRTPSGFLHPGNSGGPLLNARGEVIGVNRAIQESTGEGVSIPIEVFRREFKIP, encoded by the coding sequence ATGTCCAGGCAAGTAGCAACGAATGCAGCTCCCCTAGATTGGTATGTCCAGGTCGGGGGACTGACGATCGGAATTTTGGTGATGGTTGCCGCGCCGGAATGGGTGATAGGGGGCTTGAAGTCTGCCTACAATGCCCTTCCTTTCGCGCCAGATGTGGCGATCGGTTCAGTGACTCAACAGAGTGCAGCAGACACGCAAACCGACACCCCCACGGCGATTACTGCCCTGCGTCAGGCAATCATCGGTCAGGAGTCAGGAGGGCGATCGGACGCGGTGAACCACTCTGGCAGTGGAGCCACCGGGCTAGGTCAGGTGATGCCGAAAAACATTGAAGCATGGTCGCAGCAGTGCTTAGGTCGATCGCTCACCCAGGATGAATTCAAGGCAAATGCTGACCTGCAAATTCAGGTGATTGACTGTAAGTTGTCCGAATACTGGGGACAGGTCGCGGGCGATGACGAAACGCGGGTGAGGAAGGTCGCAGCGATGTGGTACAGCGGTCAGGCTGATCTCTACGACGATCCAACGCCTCAAAGCTGGAATGGAAACAGCTACCCGTCAGTTAAGGACTACTCACTGAAAGTGCTGGAACGCTGGAAGGAAGCAGTTCAGCAGCAGCCCCCAGCACTTAGCAACGGAACAGGAAACAACGCTAAGCCGGCAGCGTCTCCCCAGGCGGCAAGCAGCGCTGACCCCGATCGCTTTACCGTCGAGGTGTGGATTAACACTGATTCTGGACCCGCGCCCGCGTCCGGCATCATCATCAGGCAGGATGGGCTGATTCTCACTAATCACCACGTTGTAGCAGCCGGGTTGCTGTATGTGAAATTGAAGGACGGTCAGCAGTTCACCGGACGCACGATCGCCAGCGATGTCACCTTAGACCTAGCACTGGTGCAATTGGATGGAGCCGCGAACCTGCCTACCGCACCGCTCGCAGAATCAGCCAATGTACAGCCCGGAGATACGGTGAAAGCAGTTGGACACCCGATGGGAGCAACTTGGAAGCACACCGAAGCGCAGGTTCTCGGCACTGACAGCCTTTGCGGATTGAAAGCCTTAGATAATCGCTGTATCCGCACTCCTAGCGGTTTCTTGCATCCCGGCAACAGTGGCGGACCACTCCTGAACGCGAGAGGGGAAGTCATCGGCGTGAATCGGGCAATTCAGGAAAGCACGGGTGAAGGCGTGAGCATTCCGATCGAAGTCTTCAGACGAGAATTCAAAATCCCGTAG
- a CDS encoding L-type lectin-domain containing protein, with the protein MLIELDFGRVIVNSGINGTAFCVLENPLILPQDIIPAGISEPIAIVNGDGQIDLIPTQPYGIFYTVFLVVDGKRRWSGRFQMPATAKPGGGDWRLSDLADLTPEGSTPDAAAETVIQKLLIDSRLLALVASGGAGPIVTSFNGRPGAVTLQESDIPGTIARDSEVSTSINALAAAVTDALTGKANTSHNHSIEVITGLADALAGLQPRLVEVDTQTGAYTLNPVASGRVVEIAALTRSPLTLPRTFPKGWHCRAVQAGSGQIQFSPAPGGATLRNSQGFDKTDGQWTSGWLYVRSNSDGNSAEWVLDGHQLTDSTQFLAYPNFGTIAGLQINGSAAQAGSALRLTPLQVNMAGSAYFTTPLEIVEGMGFECQFQFQVGGGSGADGFAFVMQNGSPTALGNPGGDLGYGGITPNSIAIAFRTLSNSIAIFQGGSSNAITATGSGVDNLRSGDIYTAWISYAAGMMRIFLSASTDRPGSPRLTHSVDLTSLIGSQAYLGFSGGTGGLANEHDVLNWSFILK; encoded by the coding sequence ATGCTGATAGAGCTTGATTTCGGTAGGGTTATTGTCAACAGTGGCATCAACGGCACTGCCTTTTGTGTATTGGAAAATCCGTTAATTCTGCCGCAAGATATCATCCCCGCAGGTATCAGCGAACCTATTGCCATCGTCAATGGTGATGGACAGATCGATCTCATCCCCACCCAGCCCTATGGAATCTTCTACACCGTTTTCCTGGTCGTGGATGGCAAGCGCCGATGGTCAGGCAGATTTCAAATGCCTGCTACGGCAAAGCCAGGTGGGGGAGATTGGCGATTATCGGATTTAGCAGACCTCACTCCCGAAGGCTCCACTCCTGACGCAGCCGCCGAAACAGTAATCCAAAAGCTGCTGATTGATTCCCGGCTTCTCGCGCTCGTTGCCAGTGGCGGAGCTGGTCCCATCGTGACTTCCTTCAACGGCAGACCCGGAGCCGTAACACTGCAAGAATCAGACATCCCAGGGACGATCGCTCGTGATAGTGAAGTATCAACCAGCATCAACGCTCTAGCGGCGGCTGTAACAGACGCTCTCACAGGCAAAGCCAACACCAGCCACAATCATTCGATCGAAGTCATCACCGGACTAGCGGATGCCCTGGCAGGTCTTCAGCCGCGGCTGGTGGAAGTCGATACACAAACTGGGGCATACACCCTCAATCCCGTTGCCTCCGGTAGAGTGGTCGAAATTGCAGCCCTCACCCGATCGCCCCTGACTCTGCCTCGCACCTTCCCCAAAGGCTGGCACTGCCGCGCGGTTCAGGCAGGCTCAGGGCAGATTCAGTTTTCTCCCGCTCCAGGTGGTGCAACACTGCGAAATAGTCAGGGCTTCGATAAAACCGACGGGCAATGGACAAGCGGCTGGCTGTATGTGCGCTCCAATTCAGACGGCAACAGTGCAGAGTGGGTACTGGATGGGCATCAGCTCACCGATTCTACTCAATTCCTTGCCTATCCCAACTTCGGCACGATCGCAGGCTTGCAAATTAATGGCAGTGCAGCTCAGGCAGGCTCAGCTCTCCGGCTCACCCCTTTACAGGTAAATATGGCAGGCAGCGCCTACTTCACCACGCCGCTGGAAATCGTGGAAGGAATGGGGTTTGAATGCCAATTCCAGTTTCAAGTAGGCGGCGGCAGTGGAGCCGATGGCTTTGCCTTTGTGATGCAGAACGGCTCTCCCACTGCTCTGGGTAATCCTGGCGGCGATCTAGGCTACGGCGGTATTACCCCCAATTCCATCGCTATCGCCTTCCGCACCCTTTCCAACTCGATCGCCATCTTCCAGGGAGGCAGCAGCAATGCCATCACCGCAACCGGCAGCGGCGTGGACAATTTGCGATCGGGCGATATTTATACTGCCTGGATCAGCTATGCAGCCGGAATGATGCGAATCTTCCTCTCTGCCTCCACCGATCGCCCCGGCTCTCCCCGGCTTACCCACAGTGTTGATCTCACCTCCCTGATTGGCTCGCAGGCTTATCTAGGATTCAGTGGGGGCACAGGAGGCTTAGCAAACGAGCATGATGTGCTGAACTGGTCATTCATCCTGAAATGA
- a CDS encoding M23 family metallopeptidase, giving the protein MQKTAPKEDFDFDWSQVAEPMPTPLQDWADQQNQEIEQAIARTIEPIAQLQQQVNALQDGISNLSAQQKATVDRRAVLTCLWILFGCVAWIQIIQPIVVSGIKAGQATAEAVTGTDEKPSVGQRFVNGYGVLENQTCIRMMKPSLGEKTSPFGMRVHPKTGEYKMHYGIDYGAGMGSPIVAAAAGRVTLAGDAGGLGNAIEIDHGAVNGSKLATRYGHLSEVMVRVGDLVSPGQVIGKEGSTGMSTGPHLHFEVYLNDQPVDPEPFVDKYWGAGCPGK; this is encoded by the coding sequence ATGCAGAAAACTGCTCCTAAAGAGGACTTCGATTTTGATTGGAGTCAGGTCGCTGAACCGATGCCCACACCGCTACAAGATTGGGCAGACCAGCAAAACCAGGAAATTGAACAGGCGATCGCCCGCACGATTGAACCGATCGCCCAGTTGCAGCAGCAGGTTAACGCACTTCAAGACGGCATCAGCAATTTATCAGCACAGCAGAAGGCAACCGTCGATCGCCGCGCCGTTCTAACCTGCCTCTGGATTTTGTTCGGTTGCGTTGCCTGGATTCAGATTATTCAGCCGATCGTCGTCTCTGGCATCAAAGCAGGGCAGGCAACAGCCGAAGCAGTGACAGGCACAGATGAAAAACCGAGCGTGGGTCAGCGTTTTGTGAATGGGTATGGGGTTCTAGAGAATCAAACCTGCATTCGTATGATGAAACCCTCGCTGGGTGAGAAGACTAGCCCGTTTGGGATGCGCGTTCATCCGAAGACTGGCGAATACAAGATGCACTATGGCATTGATTACGGTGCTGGCATGGGTAGCCCGATCGTTGCCGCTGCTGCTGGTCGAGTGACACTGGCAGGCGATGCCGGAGGACTGGGAAACGCGATTGAGATTGACCACGGAGCCGTCAACGGTAGCAAGCTTGCTACCCGCTACGGGCATCTCTCCGAAGTGATGGTGCGTGTGGGTGATCTGGTCAGCCCTGGTCAGGTTATCGGCAAAGAAGGCAGCACGGGTATGAGTACGGGACCGCATTTGCATTTCGAGGTCTATCTGAACGATCAGCCAGTAGACCCTGAACCATTTGTAGACAAGTATTGGGGGGCAGGATGTCCAGGCAAGTAG
- a CDS encoding DUF4352 domain-containing protein, whose protein sequence is MKKILIALGILSLFAACTAAIGGNNSTQTASNSAPTTQKAEAKPAESGAAQKGQWVDVRNDRQVQVNESETVQQIASSNQFMKPVASKGGKLVVVYMTLKNTGNESGNMFWTKFQLVDSQGRKYEEIADFEEIVTINTWMGEKNLEDPASQVFPGGTAKTAKVFRVSPDAEGLTLDAGGKQFKI, encoded by the coding sequence ATGAAGAAAATTCTTATCGCTCTCGGCATCCTGTCGCTGTTTGCTGCCTGCACCGCTGCCATTGGTGGCAACAACTCGACACAGACCGCTTCCAACTCCGCTCCCACCACCCAAAAGGCAGAAGCCAAACCCGCAGAGTCAGGAGCCGCACAAAAAGGTCAGTGGGTTGATGTTCGCAACGATCGCCAGGTTCAGGTCAACGAAAGCGAAACCGTTCAGCAAATTGCATCCAGCAACCAGTTTATGAAGCCTGTCGCCTCTAAAGGTGGGAAGCTGGTCGTGGTCTACATGACCCTCAAGAACACGGGTAACGAGTCTGGCAATATGTTCTGGACAAAGTTCCAGCTCGTAGACAGCCAGGGACGCAAGTACGAAGAAATTGCAGACTTTGAGGAAATCGTAACCATCAACACATGGATGGGCGAAAAGAATCTGGAAGACCCCGCCAGCCAGGTTTTTCCCGGTGGCACTGCCAAAACCGCTAAGGTATTTCGGGTCAGCCCAGATGCAGAAGGGCTAACACTGGATGCCGGAGGAAAGCAGTTTAAGATCTAG
- a CDS encoding ATP-binding protein, with the protein MKMKDALILGLMGASAPLMMVAATLSGRAECQIDRVAKVVRPIGYRSEFQWLFISLGLAQAGMAYSLFCSHQRNGEDDHPVLAAAPTVPRLPHSSAEVAAMSMQAEFEPEPVPMRATIETQAQPIAVPQAQPAKAVTIPPEYLWFKDLIHYPAVLIFGAQGAGKTSFASYLLRCRHKAGHKIGILDPHRAYGQWKGLEVIGEGMDYAAIDEAMKQFEEEVKAAYLDRANNPNFKPSKDTLLAEEMTNWADRCKWSGQFLKTALSDIRKIGKCVLFVSHDRTLLSLGGAKGVSGARDAGMLELELLAKVDPETGEPVPALKGRLKYPGKDPIEVAIAPWMKGGMDFTDLVQAGSAAVQPRTAEPELNRSVNHTQDEECSDSEPSGSAVQKRLEPLGSGLDSDEKLLNRISELKQSGLNQDQIILAVWGAKKGGNKAYLQAREEYKRLTHEG; encoded by the coding sequence ATGAAGATGAAAGATGCGCTGATTCTGGGACTGATGGGAGCATCAGCCCCCCTGATGATGGTTGCTGCTACGCTATCGGGTCGTGCGGAATGCCAGATCGATCGAGTGGCAAAAGTCGTTAGACCGATTGGCTATCGTTCCGAGTTTCAATGGTTGTTTATCTCGCTGGGACTGGCGCAGGCGGGCATGGCTTACAGTCTGTTCTGCTCCCACCAGCGCAACGGAGAAGACGATCATCCTGTCCTGGCAGCAGCCCCCACCGTTCCCCGCCTGCCTCATTCATCCGCTGAAGTTGCCGCGATGTCGATGCAGGCAGAATTTGAACCTGAACCCGTACCAATGCGGGCAACGATCGAAACTCAAGCGCAACCGATCGCAGTTCCCCAGGCACAGCCCGCAAAAGCGGTTACTATCCCGCCTGAATATCTCTGGTTCAAAGACCTGATTCACTATCCTGCTGTGCTGATTTTCGGGGCACAGGGAGCAGGCAAAACCAGCTTTGCATCCTACCTGCTGCGATGCCGCCATAAGGCAGGACACAAGATCGGCATTCTCGACCCGCACCGTGCCTATGGGCAATGGAAAGGTCTGGAAGTCATCGGTGAGGGGATGGATTACGCCGCGATCGATGAGGCGATGAAACAGTTCGAGGAGGAAGTTAAAGCTGCATACCTCGACCGTGCCAATAATCCCAACTTCAAGCCGTCGAAGGACACCCTTCTCGCTGAGGAGATGACCAATTGGGCTGACCGCTGCAAATGGTCAGGACAGTTCCTCAAAACTGCTCTGTCAGACATTCGCAAGATTGGGAAGTGCGTTCTTTTCGTCTCCCACGATCGCACCCTGCTTTCGCTGGGTGGCGCTAAAGGGGTGAGCGGTGCGAGGGATGCCGGGATGCTTGAACTTGAACTGCTGGCAAAAGTTGACCCTGAAACAGGGGAGCCAGTCCCAGCCCTCAAAGGGCGATTGAAGTACCCCGGCAAAGACCCGATCGAAGTGGCGATCGCCCCCTGGATGAAAGGGGGAATGGACTTCACCGATCTGGTTCAGGCAGGTTCAGCCGCAGTTCAACCTCGAACCGCTGAACCGGAACTGAACCGATCGGTGAACCATACGCAGGATGAGGAGTGCAGCGATTCTGAACCCTCTGGTTCAGCGGTTCAAAAACGGCTTGAACCGCTCGGTTCAGGGCTGGATTCTGACGAAAAACTGCTGAACCGCATCTCTGAACTGAAGCAATCAGGACTGAATCAAGACCAGATCATTCTGGCAGTTTGGGGGGCAAAGAAGGGCGGCAATAAAGCCTACCTGCAAGCCCGCGAAGAATACAAACGGCTCACCCACGAAGGATAG
- a CDS encoding ParM/StbA family protein encodes MTLSLPRMATIASDSQLLPASADIGNGHLKAVVDLAEIRHSSYILPVQKTRILDIPATSEGGLVEYLGGTRTDLIGQMWMTGSLAYSYSPTTVLRVVDSPKGKPEFGLQLFLGAMSTLQYRPQWHLSMVASTQDAQTFGESLQSALEGEHIVQFAEHGKPCTISISVQKVLEEGAGAIVNARQLIDPDAQTVLIDLGQGTTIVSQFIARGKLLQRRVIPEGVERLIDSIASSLETRQRLGQEGDRQIIRAGIENGSFEYGKTGWNFRSIYVSELKIWVSSVLSPALKIAAPWLPTASAFLAIGGGSQLPLIAELLEIKKITPVPDGHWANARGMARIAYLQLRGN; translated from the coding sequence ATGACTTTATCCCTTCCTAGAATGGCTACCATTGCCAGTGACAGCCAACTACTACCCGCCTCAGCCGATATCGGCAACGGGCATCTCAAGGCAGTCGTAGATTTGGCGGAAATTCGGCATAGCAGCTACATCCTCCCTGTGCAGAAAACTCGAATCCTCGACATCCCAGCCACCAGTGAGGGCGGACTGGTGGAATATCTGGGCGGAACTCGCACCGACTTGATCGGACAAATGTGGATGACAGGTAGCCTTGCCTACAGCTACAGCCCCACCACTGTCCTTCGGGTCGTAGACAGCCCTAAAGGTAAGCCAGAGTTCGGTTTGCAGCTTTTCCTGGGGGCAATGTCTACCCTGCAATACCGCCCCCAGTGGCATCTCTCAATGGTTGCATCCACTCAGGATGCACAGACCTTCGGTGAATCCCTGCAATCTGCATTGGAGGGCGAACACATCGTTCAATTCGCTGAACATGGCAAGCCCTGTACCATCTCCATCTCCGTTCAAAAAGTCTTGGAAGAGGGAGCAGGCGCGATCGTCAATGCTCGGCAGCTCATCGACCCCGACGCTCAGACTGTGCTGATCGACCTGGGACAGGGAACCACTATCGTTTCCCAGTTCATCGCTCGTGGCAAACTGCTCCAGCGGCGTGTCATTCCCGAAGGAGTGGAACGGTTGATCGACTCCATTGCCTCATCCCTCGAAACTCGTCAGCGACTAGGACAGGAAGGCGATCGCCAGATCATCAGGGCAGGCATCGAAAACGGTTCATTCGAGTACGGCAAAACAGGCTGGAACTTCCGCAGTATTTACGTTTCGGAACTCAAAATCTGGGTTAGCTCTGTCCTGTCCCCTGCCCTAAAAATTGCGGCTCCCTGGCTTCCTACCGCATCCGCATTCCTGGCGATTGGCGGCGGCTCCCAACTCCCCCTCATCGCCGAATTGCTGGAAATCAAGAAAATCACGCCCGTTCCAGATGGGCACTGGGCGAATGCTCGCGGTATGGCTCGGATCGCCTATCTGCAACTGCGAGGTAACTGA